The DNA segment CCTTGTCTCTTCTGACTTCTCCCTCCCCGCACACACACtgcatgacaagctgcagatgTTTGCAACACAAACTTcttcctctctgctctccctcacaCCACAACCTAATCTTGGTCTCTTTTTAATTTCAGTTCCTCAGAATGTAGCAGCCCCTCAGCCACCAGCTCAGGTACTGATGCCGTATGGACCTTGGAGGTTAGATTAGATAagggatctgcacgtgatgaCTCACCGGGCAGAAGTGCGCAGAAGCTAGGGCAAAGGGATAGGATGCACAGGTGCTGGCTCGCCCAAGGGCAAGGTCGCATACTAGTTCTGTTGCAGACGACTCAGATGATGACtacgatgggccaggctacctaAGAAAACTGGTGTACTGGGCAGCCTGCCGGAGAGCTTGCGCACAATGTTGcggagtatggaggagtccaccttcaACTTGGCGTaaggctttgcgcagagcataaagcccatcctttccaacggctccctcagcacacctgtggaactcacCATGGTGAAGCATTTCATGACAAATCCAACAGCTTCCATCGCAGCACAAactgctgaggcaccgccccaggagagtggccttggctccatggaaAAGAAACCTACTGTCCtcgctcaggatgacagcatgcctgctccccagcCAGCCACTCTGCCAGTGACCTTGCTGGTGCCATTCGGCCAGCCGGCCCAGActactgcagcccaggctgagatagtGCAGTCTGCATCCGGGCCCTCAaggcagccttccacctcccaacctGTAGTCACTGGAAAAACACCGTAGGAGCACTACGATTGGCAAAGGAacacgaaagacaggcactaaaGTAATGCACAAGGATGAACAGTGACATTTTCTGTAAAGGCTATTATTCATTTAATAAATTGTTTTGCATTTGGATCTGCTGTTAGTATTTATCTTTGTATTGAAGTGAGGACGAGACCAATATAGAGTGAAGGAAGGCAATGTGATGGAGGTTGTAAGAGAGGTTATTAtcatgggactgttggtgaatggggaatgggagACCTGACTTAGTTGAACCGCTCCTAAATGAGCTGGTCTCTTAGAGCTCAGGCAGAAAGGGGCTCTCTTGGTCACTGCCTCTCCTCCTGAACTTGTTGGTTTGCAGCTGGTGGTAAGGGCTGCTCCCTCATAATGgcaagttgtgcagcatgcagcagatgaccacaaatctggataccaaCTCAGGACGTACTGCAAAGCTCCTACAGAACGGTCCATGCAGCGGAAGTGGTGCTTGGGGCCGGTGATTgtttgctcgatgatgttccttgtgacagcatggctctcattgtaagcCTGCTGTGCAGCTTCCTAAGTGGGGTCctaactggagtcatgagccatgtccggaggggataacccttgtcatcCAATAGCCAGCCTGTAATTTGGAGGTCTGGATCGAATAAAGGCGGCAGAGGATTGACGCAGAACGACAGTGTCATGACTGCTGCCGGGATAGCAGGGCATAGACCTGCataatgcactgcctgtggtcacaaaccacTTCTACATTGAGGGCGTACAATCCATTCTGATTGATAAATATTCCAAGGTGCTGATGTGGAGCACGTACAGCAATGTGCATACAGTCAACAGCACCTTGCACCGTGGGGAAGTCTGCCATGTGGGCGAAACCTCGTGCTCTCTTGTCCTGCTTCTGTCAATAGGAAAGTAGATGTAAGTGTTTTTCTTGGTGTAGagagcctcggtgacctcccCGATACATCGGTGCACTGCAAActgggagatgttgctgatgtcacctgttgcagcctgtaaggagcctgtggcataaaagttcagagcgacggtgaccttgacagccacaggcagtgctctcTATGTTCTGGTTTGAggttgcagttgtggctgcagcagctgacaTAGTTCGGTAACAGACTCCTTGGTAAAGCAAAGACGCCTCATATATTGCTCCTCAATGAAGTTGAGGTAGGaaaattgctccctgaagacgcTCTGTGGATATGGCCTTCTGTTGAgtgccctcctcctgctcctccctttTCAGGCAGCTTCTCCTGCTCtggcagccctaccagaccatTCTTGTTTGCCGACAGACTATCTGTGAGGTTAACAACAACAGCACAAAAGCAGCTCAACCTCTCTCTATACAGACAAAGTGAACTCTGAAGAGTGGCAGAACTCAGCAAAAAAAACACCTCGAAGTCAAACAGTAGCCAGATGTGGTGaaccagcaactaacttgtaagtactgcatgatccctttaaatctcACTGGCGAGGGGGCCTTCATGCCAGTTAGTGTCCCATTGTGCTGAGCGAGGTCAGCACATGGCCCCTGAGTTGCTGGGGATGGTCAAAATGGTGAGTGTGTCCTACAAGCAGCACATGACCCTCATCTGCATAATTTTCTGGCTGCTTTAAATCCTGCTGGTGTGCGAACCCAATGTGAGCGCTATCTCCTACACCAAAATGGCAAGCTGCGCACTTCCGGCCAGAAATGTGCACGCATCGATCCCGCCATTTTGGATCCTTAAGTGGCCACGGAGCGCACGAAAAATGTGCATTACGTGCCCCAATTTCTAGACCGTTGACTCTCCTCTCAATAAACACAGTGGAGCGTTTGATACCTCTGCCGTGTGTAATTTTGAAAATCTTTAGATTAACACTGTGTTGAattattcaaatgcaaattatatagatttctttcagaaaataatgttTTGGGATAcattatatgagtaatttgagacatgacatgtggtaagtgtagcatgcgtggcaggaacaggtgactttagacctatggtttccaaagctctccaccactggggatttcctcatgtctgggtcagttatcgactaattgatagagattgattactatgattagtcaacaactccattatcattgtatcataggactaccaggatggtagaagatcctcaagatggaccttggtcttttttttgtCCTAAGGGATGATATGAGGTCAAGGGTGTTATAActgtaacacacaatgtattattataTAATGAGGAGGATGTTCTACCCTGcaacacacaatgtattatttttataatgagggGGGTGTTAAGCCctgtaacacacaatgtattattataTAACGAGGGGGGTGTTAAGCCCTGTAACAAACAATGTATTATTATATAATGAGGGGGGTGTTATACCCTGTATcacacaatgtattattataTAATGAGGGGGGGGTTATTATACCCTATAACACACAATGTATGATTATATAacgaggggagtgttataccctgtaacagacAATGTGTGATTATATAATGAGGGGGGTGTTATATactgtaacacacaatatacaaTAATGTAATGAGGGGAGTGTTGCACCGGTAATATCATCAGTCAAAGTGCCCAGCTCAAATGGGTGGGCTCTTCCTTTGAATATTAATTTGGGGGcgagtcagtcctgccatcccatttCCCACTGCTCTGGTGCGCAGGATGCCTGATGTAAAGAACATTGGCATCCGGGTTTGTTAAGCAGTGTTAAGCGTCCTGGAGGTCAAAGGAATGGCACAGTAATAGTGGATACAGTGATACAAGGCATTTTAACCATTTCTTAGCAGTTTccctttttgtttggtttcacgTTGGCATTTAGGTCTCGTGAGACTTTATGCCAATTGATGTAAATTATTTATATTTTTCTCTCGGCACCACTACTGGCACCAacgggtttcccaatgggaatctcccataagaacataagaaataggagcaggagtaggccaatcggcccctcgagcctgctccgccattcaataagatcatggctgatctgatcctcacctcaaatctaaattcatgtccaatttcctgcccgctccccgtaacccctaattcccatcTGGCACATTTTAAAAAAGAGTAGGACTGACAGAGGGATTCCAGGCAGGTCACTACAGCCAGGCACAGGCTGAAAGAAAGATGCTTTGTGCATACCTGCCTATACCAGCATACCGGCAGATGGAGGTGAAAATACATCGTTATGGCAGACATGTTGCTGGTGGAGGCTCCTCATCCCAAAGGATGCTTGGACAGCAGACCCCCGATGGCAATGCTAAGATATATGAATGCCTGAGTTACTGTTAAGCTGTAGTATCCCAATCACAGTATAATATAAGTGGCACTTCATGAAAGGAGGAATGCCAGGGTGATGAAGAGCCAGCATTGCCTGATTGGCCACACCTACCAAGATGCCACTAACTAGTTCTACAGGTCCTGGCCCACTTATCCAGTAATAACCAGGGGGAACTGTCTTCTTAGTATCTGGGTCAGCAAAAATGCAGATGCAGTACTGTGCAATCTGCTACAAGGCTACCTGTAGCTACCTTGCAGCATACGGTTAACACTAACAGTCAGCTGAGGCCTGAAACTTGGCTCCTCATCCttgcaggcatgctgcaatgTTGAACTCTTGAGATGGTGCTGGGGATTGGCACAAAGGGCCATCCTCCTTACAAGTTAGGTTTGGGGACTCATGCTGGGAGCAAGAAGGGTACAGGGGCTTCAGGAAGCAGGGGATGGTGGAGTTTGGGTTGGCACATGGAAAGCACTAGACGCAAAAGACTGGTGCCTAGGCCTGAGGAGTTGGGCGTTTCCCAGTTGGGAGCCCCTGTGGCGATGGATTCTGAGAGACATGTTGGGGGCTAGGCCTGGGagtatttggggggaggggaatgaagTCTGGGGGTCTCATGAAGTCTCAACCACTGGGGGTGTAGAAGGCTACCTGTAGGATCCAACTGTCAGGAAGGTCTGGAAACATTTGGAAAGTCTGGGAGCACTTGAGGTTGGGCTGGGATCTGGGAGCACTTGGGGGATATGAAAGTACTGTGGGGTCTGAGCACTGGGGTTTCAGGGAAGCACTGGTTGAATGTGGGTTTGTAAGCACTCGGGTGATTTGGGGTTTGGCAACATTGGGGGAAACTGGAGATTGGTACCGCTGGGAGGGGCTGGGGTTTGAAGGGTACTCTGAAACCAGCAGGGACCATCAAAAGTGGCCATGGCTGCACCATAATGAAAAGCGGCCACAGCTACCCAGGAGGAGAGTTAGCAGCCATTTGCAGCTGCACCAGGAGCACAGATGGTGGTCCCGACTAGAACTACATTAGGCTATCTATTCTTCTATAGGAGGGACATATTGACAACAGAGAGACTGAGCAAGAGTACATCTGCCGAGCTGAATCCTCCAAGCTCCAGGAAAGGTGCTAAACTTAAGTCCTTGCTGCCCTGAGAAAGGGCAAGCCTTTGGAGACACAACTTATTGGACACATCTCCAACAGGACACTGGCAATGTTATGagcaaatttttttttgtgtgaactATTATTTAAGTTTTTATGTGTTTGATATGTTATTAGTTATATTTTTAACCTGTATACATTGGCTGGCTGAACAGCAACACTATGACCAAAGAAATGGGAAAAAGTTGAGTCATCTGACTGGTTCACTTTGTTGATTCCTGTTTGGTAGCTTGGTTGTTGGTTTTGCATGGGTTGGTAGTTCCTGATTGACAATTTTTCCATTTATTTGCAataattcagaacaagggggcataatcttaaaattagagttaggccagttAGAAGTGAAATCTGAAAGTATTTTTTccccacaaagagtagtggaaatctggactcccccccccccccacccccccaaaaaaaaaaactgtagatgctgggagtcaattgaaatttacaagactgagattgatagatttttgttgattaagggaatggagaaaaggcaggtagatggaattgaggtacagatcagccatgatctaatggaattgcagaacaggctcgagggactgaatggcctactcccgttcctatgaatcAGAATGCCTAACTTACAGATACCGATTCTCTGAGACTATCAGCTGAAACCGTAACATGCACTTGGCACATATGACATTTTCAAATGTGAGGTACATTTCCCACGTACTACAGATGCCACTAGACATAACATTTTTAATTCTTTAAATTGAATGGGAAAAGAATCTTAGATTCTGTCTGCAAGCAGACTGGATGGTTTGTAGCACACCCTTCTGCTTACAGTTTATGGCTAAACAATTTAACAAGCTGATGTGAAACAGTCTTCCATAATCTGGTGCTTACAAGGGGATGGGTTGTATGGGCACAAAAGGTCAGTCCTATTACAAATCAGTCACCAACAATCATAAAAGTAATCTGACACTTGCTACAACCAGGCTAATGGAACAGAATGGGGAAGCAATAATTAATCTTGTTAAAAGACCTAAAATGAATAAGAACTGAACCGTGCTCCATACAGCTTTAGTTTATCAAGGAAATATTTCTTTCTAGCCTGCGAGAACACTCAGTAATTCAGTAACAGCAACATTAATACTTTGCACAGTTATTCTACTGTTGCTGAATGGATAAAACCAGCATCCACTTTTTATAACTTTTTTGGAACACGCTCATGAAGGTGAGCAATATTAGTGTTGGGGAAATGGAACACAATCCATTTTAGTCACCCAGTGTCAGCGTTAAGACCTCCTAGCCCAGCTATAGCagttagatgcaaagtaaagctccctccttgTCCCAAAACTGTACTTCAGATTGAACCTCAGAAAAGTGCCCCTACTGCACCAATATGACAATTTCCATTTCCCTCAACAGCCATTCTGTGACCCCTCTGGAGTGAGATTTAGTTAAATACCAATTTAGCAACAATTAGTGCTGCATCGGAGTAAGACTGGCAAAACCCATTTCAAATAACACTCTTACAGGTACCAGTCTACGCAGGGTTTGAACACAGAAATAAATAACCAATTTCACCActctgacccagtttcccactcaACGTTATCTTAGACAGAAAATGTAACAAAATAATAGTAGACCCACAAAGGATTCCTCTGTAACTGGTACAATTTTTCATAGAAGAAACACAGTATAAAAAAATGAAAGGGCAGAGAAACAGAAGAGTAATTttccattctcaggatgtgacACTTGCCGATTTCCCACCAGGCCGCACTCCTGGGATTTTCCAAAGTATGTTCACGGCGATCTCCCAGCCCATATTGAGACAGCCACTGGGGTCTTGACAAAGAAGTGAAGGggcatgtggggggggggggggaactatgCGTCATCAGCTCTCAAAGGGTTGCAGCTAAGATTTAAAGGGATGCAGCTACATAAAGATAATTGATCGCATATGGAGCATGGTGGTTAAAATGTTGAGGTCTTTACAAGTCATTCTCAATCACTTCGGCATAATTACTCCAAGTTCAGACGTTCTACAGACAAACACAAGCATGTATTGCcaaaattaaactgcctgtacgtTTACAGCTGAGCTTTGGTTAACTTTAAGTATTTTTCATTATGTTTCTATGACAGATTTACTGTCTTTGCAATTAATTAATCCGTTGGGGTTCCAGCAGACTCCTGCCTTAACTCTGAGCAGGAGACCAACAGAACCCAGCAGAAAACGACAGGGACCCGGTTGTGCCGAATCTCCATCATTTCTGGGATTTTCCAGCCTGCCTGTAAGAGGTAGAACCTCCACTTGTCCCATACAAAGGAAATGTTGTCAGGGGTGGAGATACCCTATGATGGAGTTCGCACTTCCCCAGCTCATTTGGGACCTAGTGTTTTACTGGAAGCTGCCATGACAAGTGAGATGTACAGtcgtgtaatggttatgttactggactagcaatacAGAGAtcgtgggcccgatattaccatggcgacgggttcgcggcggggggtctattgggcgcgtgggtaacgcgcccggtgaaatcagtctgctccgcgcgcaattacaggataattggagccacttacctttgcttccgggtttcctgctggtaagctgcgcggcaggcggactgcgcatgcgcagtaaggtctgtcagctggaggagctctatttaaaggggcagtccaccaatgctcctcctgctgcaaacaacaaatgcaacatcatggagcactccagggggaaggctgccccaagattctcagactcctcactccagctgctgctggatggggtgaggaggaggagggaaatattgttcccatctgatgggaggaagtgccctccctccaccacgaggaaggcatggttggaggtggccgaggaggtcagcagctgcgGCAACAttgcacgaacctgggtccagtgccgcaagaggtttaatgatctaaccaggtcaggcaaagtgagtatacttacgcattctcccacactccgtcttccacatcacctccaccaccatacaaccccttctgcactgccaccacaacgctctcgcatcactcctcacatccactcaactatcatcctcaccttgcctgcacgtactcaccgcccctgtccccgttcgaacactaccacgcaccccaatcctcatacaatatcatggccatgttgcacacgcaccctcccatccatctccctcacgctcaacccacccacaccaatgcatgcagcgtctcactgtgcaaccatcactcaatcacgcctctgtgttttgccttgataggagaagagatgccagaacgcctgggagagggcacggaccggagggggcccgccacaccaggtggtcctaacggacgcggagcagcaggcgttagagatcagccgcacgctggagtgcctgtccgtggcggatgccgaggctggggttgcacaaacggccggtgacagaaagctaacactcagcacacatgatagcgaatgatcttagcatcacttggcatctgcagcacctcaacatatgtccacatgcctaatattgctttctgttctcttgcagggccgtctgcgagcaccgtgagcgtggagggcgattcctcagaggacctgccggtctctgagggtccatcgtcacatctgagccatgcatccaccagcgcagatacacatacctcggtgggtccctgtcctcacttagttgggcttgcacatggtgagtcaccacgcacatgtgagcatgaacagactctggtggcaggggcaaccgTGGAGAGTCTACGTCGGTggcagcactcttctccaggctttgctcagctggaccaagatgctgaaccctgggggccagccgtgaaaaggagtgtcgtcgaggggcagcagcacattgccgaggtgctggaacaggtgccacgcgcactctccacaatcgcgcaggtgatggaggagtccaactcctgcatgaggggaatggtggcacagatacaggagggtatctccgagatagtgttgcgggtagttgcgggaatgtctgcgatggaggaaaggctagcctccctcgagcgtcaagcatggctcaacaatgagtccatccaggccctgacaacggccgttcagactcagggtaaGCAACatactgccgccttaaacaggctgacagatactttacaggtggccttccaaactgccatccagcagggtggaaggagtgatgtgggcctgggccacgagagggatgatggtgaaaggggtcatggaagcggggacgccactcaaggcgctcccacgtctcacccgttgcccccctctcaaccagcacccgcaatgctgccccctctccaggtggccgagtctgcccctgcacatgtgcaggaggagcagtctttggaggggccctcgtgggcaccgaaacccagagggcatcggcccaaagcatctaatcggtcagggcatggacaagagcaacctgccattacctctgctgaagccacaggggtagcaccacgtaggggttcccggaagcgCAAGGCAAAggtgttgtgagcacaaagggaatgcacaagggtgtatgatgatttgtcatgttttttatttatatttgtttagttcacatgcacaataaaccccattgttatcaccactactgccacgtcttgcccattgactggcttgtgcaataggtccgtTTCGTAGGGCTCACCATGAAGACGCACacttggtcccacccattgggtcatactatagtgggtgcaggtgtagttgcaccactgttctgtgcagggagcagaggagggggctggtatggccgctcctctgtccaggtgatgaggactggactcttcagacagtctgatgttaggagaaccgttcacatatcagtgcctccctggcctcacaagcagccaggtgagctgctgttctgcccctGGGTCGTTCCCCCTACTCCTCTTTGGCCTcctcctcggccccctcctcctcgtcctcctcctcatcctcaatatgggtggcagatgtggatggggcctcctccagcggcacccctctctgttgtgccatgttgtgcagggcacaacagacaactatgatgcgtcccactctgcgtggtgtgtattggagcgctcccccagactgatcaaggcacctgaagcgcatcttgagcagccctatagcatgctcaattgtggacctggtagcgatgtggctgtcgttatattgacgctgtggctcggtggtggggttcctcagaggtatcataagccatgtgtgcaggggatatcccttgtccccgaggagccagcccttgcgggtgttgggttaGTGCAAGGGGGcggcacggtggactccctgtggatgaaggaatcatggcagttgccagggtatctggtgcacacgtgtaggaatctcttgcggtggttacagatgagctgagtgttcatggagtgataccccttcctgttgacgaacagtcctggctcgcgtgggggtgctcgtattgctatatgggtgtaatcgattataccctgcacccgtgggaagccagccacagcgtggaatccaactgccctctccatctggctgcggtcatccatggggaagttgatgtagtgcgaggccctgtgaaacaagccgttggtgacctgccttatgcacttgcgtgcagacgactgagacacgccggtgatgtccccggtggcaccctggaaggatccggaggcgaagaagttgagggcagtggtgactttgacagtgaaaggtaagaagatgatgctcggtccatccgggaacagctcgtcattaaggaggctgcagatgtccgcgactacctggcgactgactctgagcctccatatgcactgctcctcagagaggtccaggaagctgagcctcggtctgtagaccctgtggcgagggtagtgccttctgcgacgcatctctctctgcggttgccctccctcctgctgtgcaggtggatgtgtcacagcaccgtgttgtggagctccacgtgtcaggggcggacggcgtggccggcaaggctggtgatgctgttcgtcctccgaggaggtcatgactgcaactacggcagcccccatccggaaggtgtatgtctgagggggtccgcaaggtaggtaagtgtgtccgcacaccagggttgaggttccaggtcggtgaattttattgttaggaggaggatggtggaggccaaactttgtccaaagtgacagagtggcctcctgcgatgagtgagggtctccccccacacctgtcggatggacctttgcagctgctggctgcaacacgtccgtttgaactgggagtgtttcccccagtacaggaaacagtcactgtcaattgcaaaatcccatccctcctaatataacaggtcaatcaggtctgtaaacagccTGAAATACCtgcttaagtactttaagtggcaccccgccggctttaattgccggcgggagtcccacaagcgtggggctgcgcgcgcatgtgagcgcgtcagtgggaaacccggaagtgggcgggttggagccgggctcccgacccgccccaggaatcgccgattttcgtggcccccccgccaggaacgcatccaatcacgggtgctaaaatcgacccctgtgagttcaaatcccatcatggcagtttaaTAAtttgaaaaatctggaaataaaaagatggtATCAGCAAAAAAGTGACCAGgaaactgttggattgtcataaaaacacaactgattcactaatgtcctttagggaaggagacctgccgtccttacctggtctggcctatatgggactccagtcccaaagcaacgtggttgactcttaactgccctctgacatGGCACGGCAAGCCtcttagttgtatcaaaccgctgcaGAGAATAACCATTGTCggaacaccttcaccacatggactgcagcggttcaagaaggcagcccaccagcaTCTTCCCAGGGCAACgagagatgagcaataaatgccggccttaccagcaacacccacatcccgagaatgaaaaaaagATGAGGTGTAACAACCTCCAGATGGACAGAAGTGAGCCCCACCAAAGCAAATGGCCTGAATGGCTGAAcaacaggtttttaaaaatatatattttgattGACCCCTTACACAGGGGGTTGGctggatctggggggggggggggggggatgcctGGGCAACTGCCCCCATGGCAGATTGGCATCAGATTTTCCAGCTGCATGGGAAAGGCAGGTACTAGAAATGTGCCAGTGGAATTTCAGGCCTGGTAAGGCTGGTGGTCATGCAATTATTAATCTTCTTAACCTATAGAAGCAATTGCCATTTGTAGTTTTGCACCATGAGCTTGCTGCTACATCAGCAGGGTTACTTGAATCCATCATGTGCTCATCATGGCATGTATGCCGATTGTTTATTTGGCTCCCCTGGCGCCAGCAAATGGAATTCTTTGTTTTGGCTGATGCGCTCGCTCCAACATGAGTGCAGATCATTCACGCCCTATGATTCGGCAGACCCAGAAGGTAACACGTTCAGTGCATTGTTTTCACTGTGCGCCCATCACAGCATGTGCATGGAACTcataagccccaattttaactcaggcgcGAGTGtggcgtggtgggggggggatggcggGGGCGAGTGACTAGCTCACACGGCCTCTTCGGCACGAGGTCCATTTTAACCCCTGGGCCTCATCACCATATTCGAGGATGGACTCCTTCCTGATTCCGGCGGGAATTACGAGAATGACGCTGAGGGCACAGGATCAGAATTTCGGGTGGCAAGAGGCCGCCAGCCGGGGTCCCGAGGAAACGGAACCcctgatcctcctggcccacaagaaaactATTAAAGCCGTCGAAAA comes from the Heptranchias perlo isolate sHepPer1 chromosome 21, sHepPer1.hap1, whole genome shotgun sequence genome and includes:
- the LOC137340206 gene encoding putative nuclease HARBI1, coding for MGAAVVAVMTSSEDEQHHQPCRPRRPPLTRGAPQHGAVTHPPAQQEGGQPQREMRRRRHYPRHRVYRPRLSFLDLSEEQCIWRLRVSRQVVADICSLLNDELFPDGPSIIFLPFTVKVTTALNFFASGSFQGATGDITGVSQSSARKCIRQVTNGLFHRASHYINFPMDDRSQMERAVGFHAVAGFPRVQGIIDYTHIAIRAPPREPGLFVNRKGYHSMNTQLICNHRKRFLHVCTRYPGNCHDSFIHRESTVPPPCTNPTPARAGSSGTRDIPCTHGL